A stretch of DNA from Planococcus antarcticus DSM 14505:
TAAAAGGTGCAGTAAACAAAGGCAAAGGCGAACTTAAAGATCAAATGGGCAATGCTTCAAACGACCCGGATAAGCAGGCAGATGGTAAAATGGATAAGGCCAAAGGGAATATCCAAGATAAGATCGGTGATTTCAAAAATAAAGATAATAAGTGATTTAAAACCCGGTATCCCCAACCGGGTTTTTCTTTTACATTTTTAATGTTTTCAAAACTTAAAGAACT
This window harbors:
- a CDS encoding CsbD family protein — translated: MSDNNGFSDKLKGAVNKGKGELKDQMGNASNDPDKQADGKMDKAKGNIQDKIGDFKNKDNK